In the genome of Kiritimatiellia bacterium, one region contains:
- a CDS encoding thiazole synthase has product MKNKHTSDPFVLGGYKFSSRLIMGTGKFSDSKTMAAAVRISGARLVTVALRRINPKMPADDLLAPLRKMKNLTIMPNTSGARDAREAVKAAHIARELSGSRFIKVEIHPNPMHLMPDPIETLEAARILAAEGFLVMPYMGADPVLAKRLEDAGCVSVMPLGSAIGSGRGIAAAELLKLIIRESRVPVIIDAGLRSPSEAAAAMEMGCAAVLVNSAIAAAGDPAAMAAAFARAVEAGRAACLAGLMPQNGLAAPTSPLTSFLSKNN; this is encoded by the coding sequence ATGAAAAATAAACACACCAGCGACCCGTTCGTCCTCGGCGGCTATAAATTCAGTTCCCGGCTTATAATGGGAACCGGTAAATTTTCCGATTCAAAAACAATGGCCGCCGCCGTCAGAATCTCCGGCGCGCGGCTGGTTACCGTCGCCCTGCGCCGCATCAATCCCAAAATGCCCGCCGATGACCTGCTCGCCCCCCTGCGCAAAATGAAAAACCTGACCATCATGCCGAACACTTCCGGCGCGCGCGACGCCCGGGAGGCGGTAAAAGCCGCGCATATCGCCCGCGAGCTGAGCGGGAGCAGGTTCATCAAGGTTGAAATTCACCCGAATCCCATGCACCTGATGCCCGACCCAATTGAAACGCTTGAGGCCGCCAGGATTCTCGCGGCGGAGGGGTTCCTGGTAATGCCTTACATGGGCGCCGACCCGGTGCTGGCAAAACGGCTGGAGGATGCCGGTTGTGTGTCCGTTATGCCCTTGGGCTCCGCCATCGGCAGCGGACGCGGCATCGCCGCGGCGGAACTGCTCAAACTGATTATCCGCGAAAGCCGGGTGCCGGTTATTATTGACGCCGGCCTGCGGTCGCCCTCCGAGGCGGCCGCGGCCATGGAAATGGGCTGCGCCGCCGTGCTGGTCAACAGCGCCATTGCCGCGGCCGGCGATCCCGCCGCCATGGCGGCCGCCTTTGCCCGCGCGGTGGAAGCCGGCCGCGCCGCGTGCCTGGCGGGCCTGATGCCGCAGAACGGTCTGGCCGCGCCGACCAGCCCGCTTACTTCATTTCTGTCAAAAAACAATTGA
- a CDS encoding dihydropteroate synthase, giving the protein MQIKQFIIIGENIHCTRVLKRDGNFIGPDPDGRPAVIYNEAGQKKFMPLPEIILAGGEWENGKVKHCAAAIRQGMEGKGADREAGLDYLRAMALKQEKAGATYLDVNVDEYSLDLEERVRAMQWTADTVQKASSLPLSIDSSNVEILRVGLKACDPQRGRPVVNSVSLERLALLEPIAEYKAAVVASAAGEKGLPGTAEERMANFDKLIPKLLAAGVGYPAMHLDPLVYTISTNPLNGKMFLDTIAAARKKYDPAIHITGGLSNVSFGMPCRKLINQVFARLAVEAGGDGGIVDPLQINADILKKLDPAGESFQLAKALLNGEDEFGMNFIAAHREKRIT; this is encoded by the coding sequence ATGCAAATCAAGCAATTCATCATCATCGGGGAAAACATTCACTGCACCCGTGTTTTAAAACGGGACGGCAATTTCATCGGCCCGGACCCGGACGGACGGCCGGCGGTCATTTATAACGAAGCCGGCCAAAAGAAATTTATGCCGCTCCCGGAAATTATCCTGGCCGGCGGCGAATGGGAAAACGGCAAAGTCAAGCATTGCGCCGCGGCCATCCGCCAGGGCATGGAAGGCAAGGGCGCCGACCGCGAAGCCGGACTTGACTATCTGCGCGCCATGGCCCTGAAACAGGAAAAAGCGGGCGCAACCTATCTTGACGTCAACGTGGATGAATACAGCCTTGACCTGGAAGAACGCGTCCGCGCCATGCAATGGACGGCGGACACGGTGCAGAAAGCCTCTTCCCTGCCGCTCAGCATTGATTCTTCCAACGTGGAGATTCTGCGCGTCGGTCTGAAAGCCTGCGACCCGCAACGCGGCCGGCCGGTGGTTAATTCCGTTTCGCTGGAGCGCTTGGCGCTTCTGGAGCCGATTGCCGAATACAAAGCCGCGGTCGTCGCCTCCGCCGCGGGCGAAAAAGGACTGCCCGGCACGGCGGAAGAACGCATGGCAAACTTTGACAAACTTATCCCGAAGCTTCTCGCGGCCGGAGTCGGTTATCCGGCCATGCACCTGGATCCGCTGGTTTACACCATTTCCACCAATCCTTTGAACGGCAAAATGTTTCTGGACACAATCGCGGCCGCCCGCAAAAAATACGATCCCGCCATTCACATTACAGGGGGCTTGAGCAACGTTTCCTTCGGCATGCCCTGCCGCAAATTGATCAACCAGGTTTTCGCCCGGCTCGCGGTTGAAGCCGGCGGCGACGGCGGCATCGTTGACCCCCTCCAGATTAACGCCGATATTCTCAAGAAACTTGACCCGGCCGGCGAGTCATTTCAGCTTGCCAAAGCGCTTCTGAACGGCGAGGATGAGTTCGGCATGAATTTTATCGCCGCGCACCGCGAAAAACGCATTACGTAA